In the Ipomoea triloba cultivar NCNSP0323 chromosome 6, ASM357664v1 genome, one interval contains:
- the LOC116023731 gene encoding RING-H2 finger protein ATL52-like, translating into MVRAVTRLCAYTSRLVAIFFYTWLPQALRITILAFFVALNRCGRAYARYQYRAMVRREGRTFVYRRKSLFSRPEAAPECAICLSEFVEGEVGRELERCRHVFHAGCVEKWLLHGEGHGSCPLCRSPVVVPGADVGESWKDERGEGCASRKTWLVYYSLGCPRSAPLVRTLSSSNIHILTRYSD; encoded by the coding sequence ATGGTGAGAGCTGTGACGAGATTGTGCGCTTACACGAGCAGATTGGTAGCCATTTTCTTCTATACATGGCTACCGCAAGCTCTGAGGATCACTATACTGGCATTTTTCGTGGCTCTGAACCGGTGCGGGCGAGCCTACGCGAGGTATCAGTACAGGGCGATGGTGAGGAGGGAGGGGAGGACGTTTGTTTACAGACGGAAGAGTTTGTTTTCGAGGCCGGAGGCGGCGCCGGAGTGTGCGATATGTTTGTCGGAGTTTGTGGAGGGGGAGGTGGGGAGGGAGCTGGAGAGGTGCCGCCACGTGTTCCATGCGGGCTGTGTGGAGAAATGGCTGTTGCATGGGGAAGGGCACGGGAGCTGTCCGCTTTGCCGGAGCCCCGTGGTGGTGCCGGGGGCGGACGTCGGAGAGTCGTGGAAAGACGAGAGGGGAGAAGGCTGTGCTTCGAGGAAGACTTGGCTCGTCTATTACTCGCTGGGCTGCCCAAGATCTGCACCACTTGTTAgaacactttcttcttcaaataTACACATTCTTACAAGATATAGTGActag